The proteins below are encoded in one region of Amycolatopsis acidiphila:
- a CDS encoding CaiB/BaiF CoA transferase family protein: protein MKPLEDVRVVALEQYGAGPFGSLHLAHLGADVIKIEDPVAGGDIGRYVPPFAEGEDSLFFESFNRNKRSVSLDVGNPEGRAVLEDLVRNADAVYSNLRGDVPAKLGIRYEDLKDVNPRIVCCSLSGFGMTGPRAAEPGYDYVLQGLAGWMTLTGDPDGPPEKTGLSLVDYSGGFVAAISLLAGVHAARRDGVGMDCDVSLYDTAISLLTYPAAWHLTAGYEPRRSKRSAHPSLVPFQAFAAKDGWLVLGCAKEKFWQRLTVVLGRPELAEDPRFATFADRHRNRDQVQDILDEILSRRTVEEWLGELRSASVPCAPVNEVGEALRDEHTLARNLIVETEHPRFGKVRQVASPVRAGDEAPHSRRAPQRGEHTLPVLRGLLGYDDERMRRLAEAGAFGMDSEAVTRS from the coding sequence ATGAAACCACTGGAGGACGTGCGCGTCGTCGCGCTGGAACAGTACGGGGCCGGCCCGTTCGGTTCGCTGCACCTGGCGCACCTGGGCGCCGACGTGATCAAGATCGAGGATCCCGTCGCGGGTGGCGACATCGGCCGCTACGTGCCCCCGTTCGCCGAAGGCGAGGACTCCCTGTTCTTCGAGTCCTTCAACCGGAACAAGCGCAGCGTCAGCCTGGACGTCGGCAACCCCGAGGGCCGGGCGGTGCTGGAGGATCTCGTGCGCAACGCGGACGCGGTGTACTCGAACCTTCGAGGCGACGTGCCGGCGAAGCTCGGTATCCGGTACGAGGACCTCAAGGACGTGAACCCGCGGATCGTGTGCTGCTCGCTGTCGGGGTTCGGGATGACCGGTCCGCGCGCGGCCGAACCCGGCTACGACTACGTGCTGCAGGGGCTGGCAGGCTGGATGACGCTGACCGGCGACCCCGACGGTCCCCCCGAGAAGACCGGACTGTCGCTTGTGGACTACTCCGGTGGGTTCGTGGCGGCGATCTCCCTGCTGGCCGGGGTACACGCCGCCCGCCGGGACGGGGTCGGCATGGACTGCGACGTGAGCCTCTACGACACGGCGATCAGCCTGCTCACCTATCCCGCGGCCTGGCATCTCACGGCTGGTTACGAGCCGCGGCGCAGCAAGCGCTCGGCGCATCCCTCGCTCGTGCCGTTCCAGGCGTTCGCCGCCAAGGACGGCTGGCTGGTTCTGGGCTGTGCCAAGGAAAAGTTCTGGCAGCGACTCACGGTCGTGCTCGGCAGGCCCGAGCTGGCCGAGGATCCGCGCTTCGCCACCTTCGCCGACCGCCACCGCAATCGCGACCAGGTGCAGGACATCCTGGACGAGATCCTGTCCCGGCGGACGGTCGAGGAGTGGCTCGGCGAACTGCGTTCGGCGTCCGTGCCGTGTGCGCCGGTGAACGAGGTCGGCGAGGCGTTGCGGGACGAGCACACTCTCGCCCGGAACCTGATCGTCGAAACGGAACACCCCCGGTTCGGCAAGGTCCGCCAGGTGGCCTCCCCGGTGCGCGCGGGGGACGAGGCTCCGCACAGCCGGCGGGCACCCCAGCGGGGGGAGCACACCCTGCCCGTTCTCCGCGGCCTGCTCGGATACGACGACGAGCGGATGCGCCGGCTCGCCGAGGCGGGCGCCTTCGGCATGGACTCCGAGGCCGTGACGCGATCCTGA
- a CDS encoding alkaline phosphatase family protein, whose protein sequence is MRKALAATPPAHARLSDIKHVVMLMQENRSFDHYFGTLSGVRGFDDPHALRLPGGRPVFHQPDPSNQDGYLLPYRLNTRISAAQAIPSTSHAWTVQHQAWNNGRMDNWLPAHLAADGSINGSYTMGYFTRDDIPFQYALADAFTICDAYHCSVLGPTWPNRYMWLSGTIDADGQFGGPSLETGKVPDGHFSFKTYPERLTEAGVSWKVYHSPGGATGLPPFSALKQYADAQPGSPLYEQAMKASPLGQFEYDALNDQLPTVSWLLPPSAMDEHPANLPAAGATFVAGKIDAIAANPAVWAKTVFILSYDENDGLFDHVLPATPPPGTPGEFVTGTSPSGVQGGGLPTGLGYRVPCIVVSPWTTGGWVSSELFDHTSQLRLLERITGVAETNITDWRRHTVGDLTSVFRFNDARKTPPALPDTNGAYNLAQYEAGQLPPPVVPAGRQEVPHQEPGHRPRVS, encoded by the coding sequence ATGCGCAAAGCGCTCGCAGCCACCCCGCCCGCGCACGCCCGGCTGAGCGACATCAAGCACGTCGTGATGCTGATGCAGGAGAACCGCAGCTTCGACCACTACTTCGGCACGTTGTCCGGGGTGCGCGGGTTCGACGACCCGCATGCACTGCGCCTGCCGGGCGGGCGCCCGGTGTTCCACCAGCCCGATCCGTCCAATCAGGACGGTTACCTGCTCCCCTACCGGCTCAACACCAGGATCAGTGCGGCACAGGCGATCCCGTCCACCAGCCATGCCTGGACCGTGCAGCACCAGGCGTGGAACAACGGCAGGATGGACAACTGGCTGCCGGCCCACCTCGCCGCCGACGGCTCCATCAACGGCTCCTACACGATGGGCTACTTCACCCGCGACGACATCCCCTTCCAGTACGCCCTCGCGGACGCCTTCACGATCTGCGACGCGTACCACTGCTCGGTGCTGGGCCCGACCTGGCCCAACCGGTACATGTGGCTCAGCGGGACGATCGACGCCGACGGGCAGTTCGGCGGGCCCTCGCTGGAGACCGGCAAGGTCCCGGACGGCCACTTCTCCTTCAAGACCTACCCCGAGCGACTCACCGAGGCCGGTGTCAGCTGGAAGGTCTACCACTCGCCCGGCGGTGCGACTGGGCTCCCGCCGTTCAGTGCGCTGAAGCAGTACGCCGACGCCCAGCCCGGTTCGCCGTTGTACGAGCAGGCCATGAAGGCCTCGCCGCTGGGCCAGTTCGAGTACGACGCGCTCAACGACCAGCTGCCGACGGTCAGCTGGCTCCTGCCGCCCAGCGCGATGGACGAGCACCCAGCCAACCTGCCCGCCGCGGGCGCCACGTTCGTCGCGGGCAAGATCGACGCCATCGCGGCCAACCCGGCGGTGTGGGCCAAGACGGTGTTCATCCTGTCCTACGACGAGAACGACGGGCTGTTCGACCACGTCCTGCCGGCCACCCCGCCGCCCGGCACCCCGGGCGAGTTCGTCACGGGTACCTCCCCGAGCGGCGTCCAGGGCGGTGGCCTGCCCACAGGGCTGGGCTACCGGGTCCCCTGCATCGTCGTATCCCCGTGGACCACCGGCGGCTGGGTCAGCTCGGAACTGTTCGACCACACCTCGCAGCTGCGCCTCCTGGAGCGGATCACGGGGGTCGCCGAAACCAACATCACGGACTGGCGCCGCCACACCGTCGGCGACCTCACGTCGGTGTTCCGCTTCAACGACGCCCGCAAGACCCCGCCCGCCCTCCCCGACACGAACGGCGCGTACAACCTCGCCCAGTACGAGGCCGGCCAGCTGCCGCCGCCCGTCGTCCCGGCCGGCCGGCAGGAGGTGCCACACCAGGAACCCGGCCACCGCCCGCGCGTCTCCTGA
- a CDS encoding RlpA-like double-psi beta-barrel domain-containing protein yields the protein MPNAVGTITFYAAEDNDPPGSREIAFPEVLHGRAGGTGTFADPLTFAAADGVFAPGTRIYVPDVKRYFILEDTCATCSGSHIDLWVGPATDSAVLDCEDALTHDDARPYEVAPPPTLPVTPGDLYRSGTCFKP from the coding sequence GTGCCCAACGCCGTGGGCACCATCACCTTCTACGCCGCCGAGGACAACGACCCGCCCGGTAGCCGCGAGATCGCGTTCCCCGAGGTCCTGCACGGCCGGGCCGGCGGCACCGGGACGTTCGCCGACCCGCTGACGTTCGCCGCGGCGGACGGGGTCTTCGCCCCCGGCACCAGGATCTACGTGCCCGACGTCAAGCGGTACTTCATCCTCGAGGACACCTGCGCGACCTGTTCGGGATCACATATCGACCTGTGGGTGGGCCCCGCCACGGACTCCGCCGTGCTCGACTGCGAGGACGCGCTGACCCACGACGACGCCCGGCCCTACGAGGTCGCCCCGCCACCGACACTGCCCGTGACACCCGGCGACCTCTACCGTTCCGGCACCTGCTTCAAGCCGTAG
- a CDS encoding glycosyltransferase — translation MAGEKRNRRLRLPWVFAGVAVAALGVMLVVAGLASAGIVSDNLAHEPEGADHVPTAVESGGPVVDVRSSPISARGMPDHTIALTFDDGPDPTWTPQVLSILHKYNVPGTFFVVGSRASTHPELVRRIYDSGSELGLHTFTHPELTDVSAWRMNRELDESQLAIAGATGATSYLFRLPYSSSNSAIDDATYRGVQTAAGRGYVSVFSDTDSKDFERPGVDQIVRNSTPADGTGAVLLMHDAGGDRAETVAALDRLIPSLQARGYHFTTVTGGLGLPPAYQPASASTRFLGKVLLTVVAVSLFVVDGLQLILFAVGLLVVLRLLLMVTVACVQARRRHRPGWRWGAPVTDPVSVIVPAYNELANIEITIRSILANGHPLEVIVVDDGSTDGTADFVEGLGLDRVRVIRQANGGKATALNTGIAHARHELIVMVDGDTMFEPDTVRRIVQPFADSGVGAVSGNVKIANRDTFLTRLQHIEYVVGFTIDRRVQDLLGSMCTIPGAAGAFRRRALLGVGGVSQETLAEDTDLTIALGRAGWRLVYVDDAVAWTEAPTKVRQLWQQRYRWTYGTMQSVWKHRRAIVQRGPAGRVGRFGLLHVVVFQLILPVTSPVIDIFFVYGLFFLNPGTTLVLWLSVMLAQALGAALAFRMDKEPAGPLWLMPAQQLVYRQLMYVVLGQSLVAAASGVLVRWQRTRRIGALDALLRPPKEPGRSRPRDAAPVVAARGGELPPVPSVATLTERARNRRRTRERWPALLAAVAVLGIVLASVTGWVWPGLVFPSLGVLFALGGSAMAKAMREHATIDAIGRGIRRSLPPLWLLGFVCVPVMLLSGWLTDADEPLDWPRLVLWLFPVADPPIDSWGLDARMALWFVRTTLWFILLTPLLMRALRRWPVPVVLAPLALVAADALAGSPARDLGAFGEAAVDLCVYGACWLLGLAHRQGRLARIHPVLVCVLSASAIALGVLWAAGKDQRDGLPDISATALGQALVCAGAVLVLLRLSPRLGWLDRAPLGRLVAVLEARVLTIVLWSAVATAVAAPVAARLGWLSQAGAALVLLVVALAAFGWVEDVAARRRPRLLPRAEWDPPAGSAEAAEVRPRVPTA, via the coding sequence ATGGCCGGGGAGAAGAGGAACCGGCGGCTTCGGCTGCCGTGGGTGTTCGCGGGCGTGGCGGTGGCCGCGCTGGGGGTGATGCTGGTGGTCGCCGGGTTGGCGAGTGCCGGCATCGTCAGCGACAACCTCGCGCACGAGCCCGAAGGGGCGGACCACGTGCCGACCGCGGTCGAGTCCGGCGGGCCGGTCGTCGACGTGCGGAGCTCGCCGATCAGCGCCCGGGGCATGCCCGACCACACCATCGCGCTGACCTTCGACGACGGGCCGGACCCGACGTGGACCCCGCAGGTGCTCTCGATCCTGCACAAGTACAACGTGCCCGGCACGTTCTTCGTCGTCGGCTCCCGGGCGAGCACCCATCCCGAGCTGGTCCGGCGCATCTACGACTCCGGTTCGGAGCTGGGGCTGCACACGTTCACCCATCCCGAGCTGACCGACGTCTCGGCCTGGCGGATGAACCGGGAGCTCGACGAGAGCCAGCTCGCGATCGCCGGCGCCACAGGGGCGACGAGCTACCTGTTCCGGCTGCCGTACTCCTCGTCCAACTCCGCCATCGACGACGCCACCTACCGCGGCGTCCAGACCGCGGCCGGCCGCGGTTACGTCAGCGTCTTCAGCGACACCGACAGCAAGGACTTCGAACGCCCCGGCGTGGACCAGATCGTCCGCAACTCCACGCCCGCCGACGGGACGGGCGCGGTGCTGCTGATGCACGACGCGGGCGGCGACCGCGCCGAAACCGTCGCGGCGCTCGACCGGCTGATCCCGTCGTTGCAGGCGCGGGGCTACCACTTCACCACGGTGACCGGCGGGCTCGGCCTGCCGCCGGCGTACCAGCCCGCGTCGGCGAGCACCCGCTTTCTCGGCAAGGTGCTGCTGACGGTCGTCGCGGTGTCCCTGTTCGTGGTGGACGGGCTGCAGCTGATCCTGTTCGCGGTCGGCCTGCTGGTGGTGCTGCGCCTGCTGCTGATGGTCACCGTCGCGTGCGTCCAGGCCCGGCGGCGGCACCGGCCGGGATGGCGATGGGGCGCGCCGGTGACCGACCCGGTGTCGGTGATCGTGCCCGCCTACAACGAGCTGGCGAACATCGAGATCACGATCCGGTCCATCCTCGCCAACGGCCATCCGCTGGAGGTGATCGTCGTCGACGACGGCTCGACCGACGGCACCGCCGACTTCGTGGAAGGCCTCGGCCTCGACCGGGTCCGGGTGATCCGCCAGGCCAACGGCGGCAAGGCGACCGCGCTGAACACCGGCATCGCGCACGCGCGGCACGAACTGATCGTCATGGTCGACGGCGACACGATGTTCGAGCCCGACACGGTCCGCCGGATCGTGCAGCCGTTCGCCGACAGCGGGGTGGGCGCCGTCTCGGGGAACGTGAAGATCGCCAACCGGGACACGTTCCTCACCCGCCTGCAGCACATCGAGTACGTCGTCGGGTTCACCATCGACCGCCGCGTGCAGGACCTGCTGGGCTCGATGTGCACGATCCCGGGCGCGGCCGGCGCGTTCCGCCGCCGGGCGCTGCTCGGGGTCGGCGGGGTCAGCCAGGAGACGCTCGCGGAGGACACCGACCTGACCATCGCGCTGGGCCGGGCGGGCTGGCGCCTGGTCTACGTCGACGACGCGGTCGCCTGGACCGAGGCGCCGACGAAGGTGCGGCAGCTGTGGCAGCAGCGCTACCGCTGGACCTACGGGACCATGCAGTCGGTGTGGAAGCACCGGCGGGCCATCGTGCAGCGGGGCCCGGCGGGCCGGGTGGGCCGGTTCGGGCTGCTGCACGTCGTCGTGTTCCAGCTCATCCTGCCGGTGACCTCGCCGGTGATCGACATCTTCTTCGTGTACGGGCTGTTCTTCCTCAACCCCGGGACCACGCTGGTGCTGTGGCTGTCGGTGATGCTGGCGCAGGCCCTGGGCGCCGCGCTGGCTTTCCGGATGGACAAGGAGCCGGCCGGCCCGCTGTGGCTGATGCCCGCCCAGCAGCTGGTGTACCGGCAGCTGATGTACGTGGTGCTCGGGCAGTCGCTCGTCGCGGCCGCTTCGGGGGTCCTGGTGCGCTGGCAGCGGACCCGGCGGATCGGCGCGCTCGACGCCCTGTTGCGCCCGCCGAAGGAACCCGGGCGCAGCCGCCCGCGCGATGCGGCGCCGGTGGTCGCGGCCCGCGGCGGCGAACTGCCGCCCGTGCCCAGTGTCGCCACGCTCACGGAGCGGGCCAGGAACCGGCGGCGCACGCGGGAACGGTGGCCGGCGCTGCTCGCGGCCGTCGCGGTGCTCGGGATCGTGCTCGCGTCGGTCACCGGCTGGGTCTGGCCGGGCCTGGTCTTCCCGTCGCTGGGCGTGTTGTTCGCACTCGGTGGCTCGGCGATGGCGAAGGCGATGCGGGAGCACGCCACGATCGACGCGATCGGGCGCGGTATCCGGCGATCGCTGCCGCCGTTGTGGCTGCTGGGGTTCGTCTGCGTGCCGGTGATGCTGCTGTCGGGCTGGCTCACCGATGCCGACGAGCCGCTGGACTGGCCCCGGCTGGTGCTGTGGCTGTTCCCCGTCGCGGATCCACCGATCGACTCGTGGGGGCTGGACGCCCGCATGGCGTTGTGGTTCGTGCGCACCACCCTGTGGTTCATCCTGCTCACCCCGCTGCTGATGCGGGCGTTGCGGCGATGGCCGGTGCCGGTGGTGCTCGCGCCCCTCGCACTCGTCGCCGCGGACGCACTGGCGGGCTCCCCCGCGCGGGACCTCGGCGCGTTCGGGGAGGCGGCAGTGGACCTCTGCGTCTACGGCGCCTGCTGGCTGCTCGGTCTCGCACACCGCCAGGGCAGGCTCGCGCGGATCCACCCGGTGCTCGTGTGCGTGCTGTCCGCATCGGCGATCGCGCTCGGGGTGCTGTGGGCGGCCGGGAAGGACCAGCGGGACGGGCTGCCCGACATCAGTGCCACCGCGCTGGGGCAGGCGCTCGTGTGCGCGGGCGCGGTGCTCGTGCTGCTGCGGCTGTCGCCGCGGTTGGGCTGGCTCGACCGTGCCCCGCTGGGGCGGCTGGTGGCGGTCCTGGAGGCACGCGTGCTGACCATCGTGTTGTGGAGCGCCGTCGCGACCGCCGTGGCGGCTCCCGTCGCGGCCCGCCTCGGCTGGCTCTCACAGGCAGGCGCGGCACTGGTGTTGCTGGTGGTGGCCCTCGCGGCCTTCGGCTGGGTGGAGGACGTCGCGGCGCGGCGCCGGCCACGGCTGCTGCCCCGCGCCGAGTGGGATCCACCCGCCGGTTCGGCCGAGGCCGCCGAGGTCCGGCCCAGGGTGCCTACGGCTTGA
- a CDS encoding glycoside hydrolase family 18 protein: MVLPHRLWKVAVCAALLTACAAPGPARPQPSPVSAEIPSAPTETAPYVDVSVRHPPLGSVVAKTPTRRFVLAFMLAKHSACAPAWAGSTPIDDPAVLGDIAAVRSAGGSVTLASGGATGTYLENACSTAAELAGAYRQALQTTGADRLELDVETAVRPDVVADALRIVHTELAVPVTITATVADAGSGLEQSTLDLLRALASRGTDVVVNAMVMNFPESGSWRESMLTAATTVAGQTGEIWPGNPYSRLGITYMAGRNDTGVLTTVDDAHALRDYAVAHAIAFLGFWSLARDNGNCADEVRASPVCSGLAQETYAFTRALRGR, translated from the coding sequence ATGGTGCTCCCCCATCGTCTGTGGAAGGTCGCGGTCTGTGCCGCACTGCTCACGGCGTGCGCCGCGCCCGGCCCCGCCCGGCCCCAGCCGTCGCCGGTGTCGGCAGAAATACCGTCGGCGCCAACGGAAACCGCGCCTTACGTCGACGTCAGCGTGCGGCATCCCCCGCTGGGATCAGTCGTCGCCAAGACGCCCACGCGAAGGTTCGTGCTCGCGTTCATGCTGGCGAAGCATTCCGCGTGCGCACCGGCTTGGGCGGGCAGCACACCGATCGACGACCCGGCGGTGCTGGGCGACATCGCTGCGGTGCGAAGCGCGGGCGGAAGCGTGACACTGGCCAGCGGTGGCGCGACCGGCACGTATCTGGAAAACGCTTGCAGCACAGCCGCCGAACTGGCGGGCGCCTATCGCCAGGCACTCCAGACCACGGGCGCCGACCGGCTGGAGCTCGACGTCGAAACGGCGGTCCGGCCCGACGTGGTCGCCGACGCCCTGCGCATCGTCCACACCGAACTCGCGGTCCCGGTGACGATCACGGCCACGGTCGCGGACGCCGGCAGCGGGCTCGAACAGTCGACGCTCGACCTGTTGCGGGCACTCGCCTCGCGCGGCACGGATGTCGTGGTGAACGCGATGGTGATGAACTTCCCGGAAAGCGGTTCCTGGCGGGAATCGATGCTGACGGCCGCGACGACGGTCGCCGGGCAGACAGGGGAGATCTGGCCCGGAAATCCCTACTCCAGGTTGGGAATCACCTACATGGCGGGACGCAACGACACCGGGGTGCTCACCACAGTGGACGACGCGCACGCGCTGCGTGACTACGCCGTGGCGCACGCGATCGCGTTCCTCGGTTTCTGGTCTCTGGCCCGGGACAACGGAAACTGTGCGGACGAGGTGCGGGCGAGCCCGGTCTGCAGTGGCCTGGCACAGGAAACCTATGCGTTCACACGAGCGCTTCGCGGTCGGTGA
- a CDS encoding MBL fold metallo-hydrolase: MTSRTEWDYWASVEPAEGIRLVPTPGHTPCQIAVELDGGDARAVITGDSVHHPVQLGHPELA, from the coding sequence GTGACGAGCCGGACGGAATGGGACTACTGGGCGTCGGTGGAGCCGGCCGAGGGCATCCGGCTGGTGCCCACGCCCGGGCACACCCCGTGCCAGATCGCCGTCGAGCTCGACGGGGGCGACGCCCGGGCCGTCATCACGGGCGACAGCGTCCACCACCCCGTCCAGCTCGGTCACCCCGAACTCGCCTGA
- a CDS encoding MBL fold metallo-hydrolase codes for MRAGGLRVLVDTGIGNGKQRANPARHGLWTDYAHRLTAAGFPAGEVDLVVLTHLHTDHVGWNTVHDGQSWAPAFPNGGS; via the coding sequence GTGCGCGCCGGGGGCCTTCGCGTGCTGGTGGACACCGGGATCGGCAACGGCAAGCAGCGCGCGAACCCCGCCCGGCACGGGCTGTGGACCGACTACGCGCACCGGCTCACCGCTGCGGGCTTTCCCGCCGGGGAGGTGGACCTCGTCGTGCTCACCCACCTGCACACCGACCACGTCGGCTGGAACACCGTCCACGATGGACAGTCCTGGGCGCCGGCGTTCCCGAACGGAGGTTCGTGA
- a CDS encoding SDR family NAD(P)-dependent oxidoreductase: protein MSTHRITTPFGAQSTAGQVVDGVDLTGKRAIVTGGASGIGVETARALAGAGAEVTLAVRDVEAGERTAAQITPTTGSAGVLVAPLDLADQASVAAFVAGWRGPLHILVDNAGIMATPELRTPRGWELQFATNHLGHFALATGLRDSLAAAGGARVVVVSSVGHVNADVDFDDIHFRRRPYDKWTAYGQSKTANVLFAVEAARRWATGSIAVNALNPGRITGTNLSRHIGDVSSAPASFDPASTDVSWKTVEQGAATSVLLAASPLVDGVTGRYFEDCEEAVPYRAPVRRGVAGYALDPGRAARLWQVSLDTLATRNIG from the coding sequence ATGTCCACCCACCGCATCACCACGCCGTTCGGGGCACAGTCGACCGCCGGTCAGGTCGTCGACGGCGTCGACCTGACCGGAAAGCGTGCGATCGTCACCGGCGGCGCTTCCGGCATCGGCGTCGAGACCGCCCGGGCACTGGCGGGTGCGGGCGCCGAAGTCACCCTCGCCGTCCGCGATGTCGAGGCGGGCGAGCGCACCGCCGCGCAGATCACCCCCACGACCGGCAGCGCCGGCGTCCTCGTCGCCCCGCTCGACCTCGCCGACCAGGCGTCGGTCGCCGCGTTCGTCGCCGGCTGGCGCGGTCCACTGCACATCCTGGTCGACAACGCCGGGATCATGGCGACGCCCGAACTGCGCACCCCGCGGGGCTGGGAACTGCAGTTCGCCACGAACCACCTCGGCCACTTCGCCCTGGCCACCGGCCTGCGCGACTCGCTCGCCGCGGCGGGCGGAGCGCGCGTGGTGGTGGTGAGCTCCGTCGGTCACGTGAACGCGGACGTTGACTTCGACGACATCCACTTCCGGCGCCGCCCGTACGACAAGTGGACCGCCTACGGCCAGTCCAAGACCGCGAACGTCCTGTTCGCCGTCGAGGCGGCGCGCCGCTGGGCCACCGGGTCGATCGCGGTGAACGCCCTCAACCCCGGGCGCATCACCGGCACCAACCTCAGCCGGCACATCGGTGACGTGTCGAGCGCGCCCGCGTCGTTCGACCCGGCGAGCACCGACGTGTCGTGGAAGACGGTCGAGCAGGGTGCGGCCACCTCGGTGCTGCTCGCCGCGTCGCCGCTCGTGGACGGCGTCACCGGCCGTTACTTCGAGGACTGCGAGGAAGCCGTTCCCTACCGGGCGCCCGTCCGTCGTGGGGTCGCCGGCTACGCGCTCGACCCCGGGCGGGCGGCCCGGCTGTGGCAGGTCTCGCTCGACACCCTCGCGACCCGCAACATAGGTTGA
- a CDS encoding esterase-like activity of phytase family protein produces the protein MRVLDRHRRIPVVLAGAALLTLAVAPAAAAQPGPAPRCSPTVSERGFSDALNKAEHHGVEVGGLSSLAFDARSRAWASTVDNHGRDPARIWFFTDLADPVVARDPLVLEKPDGTPYLGTDSDNEGLAVLPDGDYLVSSETEPSIRIFGRDGAQKAALPVPARFGVAGGGSAGQATANATLEGLTISRSGREIVAAMEGALAGDVSASGDASLHRFLVYTTDRHGQWRLARQVGYRAEPGMRVPEVAAYGEDSLLVEEAAFDAATGNSVNLFAVTGLDHAPDVGPIANLSAAPARDVMRKRPVAELVNCPPLGATAPEHQTNPLLDNYEGMAVNGNAGGLTGVSLISDDNFSATQTTRVLNLVARLP, from the coding sequence ATGAGAGTCCTGGATCGTCACCGCCGTATTCCCGTGGTGCTCGCGGGCGCCGCGCTGTTGACGCTGGCGGTCGCACCGGCGGCCGCCGCGCAGCCCGGGCCTGCCCCGCGCTGTTCCCCGACGGTGTCCGAACGCGGCTTCAGCGATGCCCTGAACAAGGCCGAGCACCACGGTGTCGAGGTCGGCGGCCTTTCCTCGCTGGCCTTCGACGCCCGCTCGCGCGCCTGGGCGTCCACAGTGGACAACCATGGCCGTGACCCGGCGCGCATCTGGTTCTTCACGGACCTGGCCGACCCGGTCGTCGCCCGGGATCCGCTGGTGCTCGAGAAACCGGACGGCACGCCCTACCTGGGCACGGACTCGGACAACGAGGGGCTCGCGGTGCTGCCGGACGGCGACTACCTGGTCAGCTCCGAGACCGAGCCGTCGATCCGGATCTTCGGTCGCGACGGCGCGCAGAAGGCGGCGCTGCCGGTTCCGGCGCGGTTCGGGGTCGCCGGCGGCGGATCCGCGGGCCAGGCCACCGCGAACGCCACCCTGGAGGGCTTGACGATCTCGCGGTCGGGCCGCGAGATCGTCGCGGCGATGGAGGGCGCCCTCGCCGGTGACGTCTCGGCCTCCGGGGACGCCTCGCTGCACCGTTTCCTGGTCTACACCACCGATCGGCATGGCCAGTGGCGGCTCGCCCGGCAGGTCGGCTACCGTGCCGAACCGGGCATGCGGGTGCCCGAAGTCGCCGCGTACGGCGAGGATTCGCTCCTGGTCGAAGAGGCCGCTTTCGACGCCGCCACCGGCAACTCCGTGAACCTGTTCGCCGTCACCGGCCTCGACCACGCCCCGGACGTCGGTCCGATCGCGAACCTGTCGGCCGCGCCGGCACGCGATGTCATGCGCAAGCGACCGGTCGCCGAGCTGGTGAACTGCCCGCCCCTGGGCGCGACGGCGCCGGAACACCAGACCAACCCGTTGCTGGACAACTACGAAGGCATGGCCGTCAACGGGAACGCTGGGGGCCTGACGGGGGTGAGCCTGATCAGCGACGACAACTTCAGCGCGACCCAGACCACCCGGGTGCTGAACCTGGTCGCCCGGCTGCCCTGA